A DNA window from Janibacter sp. A1S7 contains the following coding sequences:
- a CDS encoding DUF3159 domain-containing protein, producing the protein MADAVGPPPEPDQPTVEALIRRRLGEALGGVRGSLETTMPMLAFVIVWATTKDRTLSLGAAAGLTLVLALARIVQRQTLQFVLSSVIATALAAFFALRSGQAEDAFLPGILTSLVWLVGSIVSVLARWPVVGLMVGAVDQQAVAEGDWFRWRRNPAAVAVCSRLTLVMVAVYAIRVGVMGPLYLADHIAGLTITKVLLGWPLWAAAVAVMGAMLLKGHTPIDPGDALVHPSDLGREPATPGE; encoded by the coding sequence GTGGCTGACGCTGTCGGCCCACCACCGGAGCCCGATCAGCCCACCGTCGAGGCCCTGATCCGCCGGCGACTCGGTGAGGCCCTCGGCGGCGTGCGCGGGTCCCTCGAGACGACCATGCCGATGCTCGCCTTCGTCATCGTGTGGGCGACGACGAAGGACCGCACCCTCTCCCTGGGCGCTGCCGCCGGTCTGACGCTCGTCCTGGCGCTGGCCCGCATCGTGCAGCGGCAGACGCTGCAATTCGTCCTCAGCTCGGTCATCGCCACCGCACTCGCCGCCTTCTTCGCCCTGCGCTCAGGGCAGGCCGAGGACGCCTTCCTGCCCGGGATCCTGACCTCGCTCGTCTGGCTCGTCGGCTCGATCGTGTCGGTGCTCGCCCGATGGCCGGTCGTCGGCCTGATGGTCGGTGCGGTCGATCAGCAGGCGGTGGCCGAGGGTGACTGGTTCCGGTGGCGTCGCAACCCCGCGGCGGTGGCCGTGTGCAGTCGACTGACGCTCGTCATGGTGGCCGTCTACGCCATCCGCGTCGGCGTCATGGGGCCGCTCTACCTGGCCGACCACATCGCCGGCCTGACGATCACCAAGGTCCTGCTCGGGTGGCCGCTGTGGGCCGCCGCCGTCGCGGTCATGGGCGCGATGCTGCTCAAGGGCCACACGCCGATCGACCCCGGTGACGCGTTGGTCCACCCGTCCGACCTCGGGCGGGAGCCGGCCACCCCGGGGGAGTGA
- a CDS encoding APC family permease: MSSAQLLKRVLVGRAKRSDRLGETLLPKRIALPVFASDTLSSVAYAPDEILLTLGLAGGALAVTKSWPVALAVVVVMVVVVASYRQNVHAYPSGGGDYEIASTNLGPRAGVMVASALIVDYVLTVAVSISSGVQNAAAAFGFLEGHEVLAGLVLIGALTAVNLRGVRESGRTFAIPTYLFMLTVLGMALVAIVRRTTGTLPQAESAQLTLAPEPGFEQLGTLAMAFLVLRAFSSGCAALTGVQAISNGVPAFRQPKSRNAAATLVLMGAAAVTLFVAMIALARWTGVQIAQDPATQLLRDGEPVGGAYVQHTIMGQVSHAVFDGFPAGVFLVAVVTGLILVLAANTAFNGFPVLGSILARDGYLPSQLHTRGDRLTFSNGILLLAGAAALLITVYDASVTRLIQLYIVGVFVSFTVSQAGMVRHWNRHLAVEEDRRSRRQMLRRRALNIVGAVLSGVVLLVVVVTKFAEGAGFAIAAIAAFYLLMRGINHHYEKIGEELSVPEGDTSQSLLPSRVHAIVMVNTIHKPTLRALAYAKATRPSSLEAITVDVDHERTAALQAEWDRRGIPVPLTALDSPYRDATRPVVQHVKSIRSGNPRDLVVVYIPQYVLGHWWEQALHNQSALRLRSRLIFTPGVMVSSVPWQLASSEGAEEKLNRPAAGDVRRGGV, encoded by the coding sequence GTGTCTTCAGCACAACTTCTCAAGCGTGTCCTCGTCGGTCGGGCCAAGCGCAGCGACCGACTCGGCGAGACGCTGCTCCCGAAGCGCATCGCGCTGCCGGTCTTCGCCAGCGACACATTGAGCTCGGTGGCCTACGCGCCGGACGAGATCCTCCTGACGCTCGGTCTCGCCGGGGGTGCCCTCGCCGTGACGAAGTCGTGGCCGGTTGCGCTCGCGGTCGTCGTGGTCATGGTCGTGGTCGTGGCCAGCTACCGCCAGAACGTGCACGCCTACCCCTCCGGGGGCGGTGACTACGAGATCGCCAGCACCAACCTCGGCCCGCGTGCGGGGGTGATGGTCGCCAGTGCGCTGATCGTCGACTACGTGCTCACCGTCGCCGTCTCGATCTCATCCGGGGTGCAGAACGCCGCCGCGGCCTTCGGCTTCCTCGAAGGACATGAGGTCCTCGCGGGACTGGTCCTCATCGGGGCGCTCACCGCAGTCAACCTGCGCGGCGTGCGCGAGTCCGGACGCACCTTCGCCATCCCCACCTACCTCTTCATGCTCACCGTGCTCGGGATGGCTCTCGTCGCGATCGTGCGGCGCACCACCGGCACCCTGCCGCAGGCAGAGAGTGCGCAGCTGACGCTCGCACCGGAGCCCGGGTTCGAGCAGCTGGGCACCCTGGCGATGGCCTTCCTGGTGCTGCGTGCCTTCTCCTCCGGGTGTGCCGCCCTGACCGGCGTGCAGGCGATCAGCAACGGCGTCCCCGCCTTCCGACAGCCGAAGAGCCGCAACGCCGCCGCGACGCTGGTTCTCATGGGCGCCGCCGCGGTCACCCTCTTCGTGGCGATGATCGCGCTCGCTCGCTGGACCGGCGTCCAGATAGCCCAGGATCCTGCGACCCAGCTGCTGCGCGACGGCGAGCCGGTCGGCGGGGCCTACGTGCAGCACACGATCATGGGGCAGGTCTCGCACGCGGTCTTCGACGGCTTCCCCGCCGGTGTGTTCCTCGTGGCCGTCGTCACCGGACTGATCCTCGTGCTGGCGGCAAACACCGCCTTCAACGGATTTCCCGTGCTCGGATCGATCCTCGCCCGGGACGGGTACCTGCCGAGCCAGCTGCACACCCGCGGTGACCGGTTGACCTTCTCCAACGGGATCCTGCTGCTCGCCGGGGCGGCGGCCCTGCTCATCACCGTCTACGACGCGAGCGTCACCCGGCTGATCCAGCTGTACATCGTGGGTGTCTTCGTCTCCTTCACCGTGAGCCAGGCAGGCATGGTCCGGCACTGGAACCGCCACCTCGCGGTGGAGGAGGACAGGCGCTCCCGGAGGCAGATGCTGCGGCGTCGAGCGCTGAACATCGTCGGTGCCGTCCTCTCGGGCGTCGTGCTGCTCGTGGTCGTGGTCACGAAGTTCGCCGAGGGTGCCGGTTTCGCCATCGCCGCGATAGCGGCGTTCTACCTGCTGATGCGCGGAATCAACCACCACTACGAGAAGATCGGTGAGGAGCTGTCCGTCCCCGAGGGGGACACCTCACAGAGCCTGCTGCCCTCCCGCGTCCACGCCATCGTCATGGTCAACACCATCCACAAACCGACCTTGCGGGCGCTGGCCTACGCCAAGGCCACACGCCCCTCCAGCCTCGAGGCGATCACCGTCGACGTCGACCACGAGCGAACGGCCGCCCTGCAGGCCGAGTGGGACCGACGGGGGATCCCGGTGCCGCTCACCGCGCTCGACTCGCCCTACCGGGACGCCACCAGACCGGTGGTGCAGCACGTGAAGTCGATTCGTTCGGGCAACCCACGCGACCTGGTCGTCGTGTACATCCCCCAGTACGTCCTCGGACACTGGTGGGAGCAGGCGCTGCACAACCAGTCGGCGCTGCGGCTGCGCAGCCGACTGATCTTCACCCCGGGAGTGATGGTCTCCTCGGTGCCGTGGCAGCTGGCCAGTTCCGAGGGAGCCGAGGAGAAGCTGAACCGCCCGGCAGCCGGTGACGTGAGACGCGGAGGGGTTTGA
- a CDS encoding potassium channel family protein has protein sequence MHFVIMGCGRVGASLARSLEGMGHDVAVVDQNPASFQRLGADFTGRRVAGVGFDRDTLLKAGVTEAHALAAVSSGDNSNILAARVARETFGVQRVVARIYDPDRAQVYQRLGIPTVATVRWTADQMLRRLLPQGMASEMADASGRIIIAEMAVDESWVGVTLTRVEELTGARVAYLTRLGEGILPGPQTVHQDGDLLHLVIEQPRLDEVERILDSPPPRES, from the coding sequence GTGCACTTCGTGATCATGGGCTGTGGCCGGGTCGGTGCGTCGTTGGCCCGCTCCCTGGAGGGGATGGGTCACGACGTCGCCGTCGTCGACCAGAACCCCGCCTCCTTCCAGCGCCTGGGCGCCGATTTCACCGGCCGGCGCGTCGCCGGCGTGGGCTTCGACCGGGACACCCTGCTCAAGGCGGGTGTCACGGAGGCCCACGCCCTCGCAGCGGTCTCCAGCGGCGACAACTCCAACATCCTCGCCGCGCGCGTCGCCCGCGAGACCTTCGGCGTCCAGCGCGTCGTCGCCCGCATCTACGACCCGGACCGGGCGCAGGTCTACCAGCGCCTGGGGATCCCGACGGTCGCCACCGTCCGGTGGACGGCCGACCAGATGTTGCGTCGTCTGCTGCCCCAGGGCATGGCCAGCGAGATGGCCGATGCGTCCGGACGGATCATCATCGCCGAGATGGCGGTCGACGAGAGCTGGGTGGGCGTGACCCTGACCCGGGTCGAGGAGCTGACCGGGGCGCGGGTGGCCTACCTGACCCGCCTCGGTGAGGGCATCCTGCCGGGCCCGCAGACCGTCCACCAGGACGGGGATCTGCTCCACCTGGTCATCGAGCAGCCTCGCCTGGACGAGGTGGAGCGGATCCTCGACAGTCCGCCCCCGAGGGAGAGCTGA
- a CDS encoding OB-fold nucleic acid binding domain-containing protein, whose amino-acid sequence MTTLLRRLVDLGRSDDDVAAGELREAASAHGCRPVQPDTDREIVTVAGAIAAVTLRPRATVPALVATLDDGSLAIQLVWLGRRRIAGIEPGAYVKVHGLLCRPGGVPTIYNPAYELMPRG is encoded by the coding sequence ATGACCACCCTCCTGCGACGGCTGGTCGACCTCGGTCGCTCCGACGACGACGTCGCCGCGGGAGAGCTGCGGGAGGCAGCGAGCGCCCACGGGTGCCGACCGGTCCAACCGGACACCGACCGCGAGATCGTCACCGTCGCCGGCGCCATTGCCGCCGTCACCCTGCGGCCGCGGGCGACCGTCCCGGCGCTGGTCGCGACGCTCGACGACGGCTCCCTGGCCATCCAGCTGGTCTGGTTGGGCCGTCGACGCATCGCCGGCATCGAGCCCGGCGCCTATGTGAAGGTGCACGGCCTGCTGTGTCGGCCGGGTGGTGTGCCGACGATCTACAACCCGGCCTACGAGCTGATGCCCCGTGGCTGA
- a CDS encoding inositol monophosphatase family protein: MDIPVPPAIDPVALSEIAERVALEAGRLILDERPRDLGVAETKTSDTDIVTVMDQRSQDLLLTRLGELRPDDGFHGEERGGRAGTSGISWVVDPIDGTVNYLYDIPAYAVSVAAVVGDPSTPGTWRPVAAAVVNPLSQECFTAALDAGAHRTVGAGPRRRLRVEDAPLGVSLCGTGFGYDADRRRWQGAVVAEVLPHVRDIRRLGSAALDLCRVADGSLDVYYERGLNPWDLAAGWLVVTEAGGVVTDLEGGHPGATMTVAGGLGNHADLRALLGRVVARVGQEKDH; the protein is encoded by the coding sequence GTGGACATTCCCGTGCCCCCTGCGATCGACCCGGTCGCGCTCAGCGAGATCGCCGAGCGGGTCGCGCTCGAGGCCGGTCGGCTCATCCTCGACGAGCGTCCCCGCGATCTCGGGGTGGCCGAGACCAAGACGTCGGACACCGACATCGTCACGGTCATGGACCAGCGCAGCCAGGACCTGCTGCTGACCCGCCTGGGCGAGCTGAGACCCGACGACGGCTTCCACGGGGAGGAGCGCGGTGGCCGGGCCGGCACCTCGGGCATCTCCTGGGTCGTCGACCCCATCGACGGGACCGTGAACTACCTCTACGACATCCCGGCCTACGCGGTCTCGGTCGCCGCAGTCGTCGGTGACCCGAGCACGCCCGGGACGTGGCGTCCCGTGGCGGCGGCGGTGGTCAACCCGTTGTCGCAGGAGTGCTTCACCGCGGCCCTCGACGCCGGGGCGCACCGAACCGTGGGTGCCGGTCCTCGCCGCCGCCTGCGCGTGGAGGACGCCCCGCTCGGGGTGTCCCTGTGTGGGACCGGCTTCGGCTATGACGCCGACCGCCGCCGCTGGCAGGGCGCGGTCGTCGCCGAGGTGCTGCCGCACGTGCGGGACATCCGGCGCCTCGGCAGCGCGGCCCTGGACCTGTGCCGGGTCGCTGACGGGAGCCTCGACGTCTACTACGAGCGCGGTCTCAACCCCTGGGACCTGGCGGCCGGTTGGCTGGTCGTCACGGAGGCAGGGGGAGTGGTCACCGACCTCGAGGGCGGCCACCCGGGCGCGACGATGACCGTTGCCGGCGGGCTCGGCAACCACGCCGACCTGCGTGCCCTGCTCGGCCGGGTGGTGGCCCGCGTCGGTCAGGAAAAGGACCACTGA
- a CDS encoding thymidine kinase — MAQLCFFAGTMDCGKSTLALQMDHNHRARGLVGVIFTRLDRSGEARLSSRLGLSTPAVEVGEDLDFWDTVVAQLSAGARVDYLICDEAQFYTPEQVEQLARIVDELDIEVFAFGITSDFRTELFPGSRRLIELADSTQVLQVAALCWCGRRATHNARVVGGAMVVEGEQVVIGDTAEPVEQGEVEYEVLCRRHHMRRMSSTAAHAAALSADVLPFDLNACPVPPST, encoded by the coding sequence GTGGCCCAGTTGTGCTTCTTCGCCGGGACGATGGACTGCGGCAAGTCGACCCTGGCCCTCCAGATGGACCACAACCATCGGGCCCGTGGCCTCGTCGGCGTGATCTTCACGCGGCTGGACCGCTCGGGCGAGGCACGTCTGTCCTCGCGGCTGGGGCTGTCCACCCCGGCGGTCGAGGTGGGGGAGGACCTCGATTTCTGGGACACGGTCGTCGCGCAGCTGAGCGCCGGGGCCCGTGTGGACTACCTCATCTGCGACGAGGCGCAGTTCTACACCCCGGAGCAGGTCGAGCAGCTGGCGCGGATCGTCGATGAGCTGGACATCGAGGTCTTCGCCTTCGGCATCACCAGCGACTTCCGCACCGAGCTCTTCCCGGGCAGCCGGCGCCTGATCGAGCTCGCCGACAGCACGCAGGTGCTGCAGGTGGCAGCGCTGTGCTGGTGCGGGCGGCGGGCCACGCACAACGCCCGCGTCGTCGGCGGTGCCATGGTCGTCGAGGGCGAGCAGGTCGTCATCGGCGACACCGCGGAACCGGTGGAGCAGGGCGAGGTCGAGTACGAGGTGCTCTGCCGCCGCCACCACATGCGCCGGATGAGCTCCACCGCCGCCCACGCGGCAGCGCTCTCGGCCGACGTGCTGCCCTTCGACCTGAACGCCTGCCCGGTCCCGCCGTCGACCTGA
- a CDS encoding potassium channel family protein translates to MRVIIVGAGSVGMSIAQELLINEHEVLFIDRATTDERMSRLPRADWLVGDACEIATLQEAELQTGDVVVAATGDDKANLVVSLLAKTEFGIPRTVARVNNPKNEWMFDESWGVDVAVSTPRLMTALVEEAVSVGDLVRIFDFQQGSASMAGITLPPDNPNVGRRVGDIDFPEDTLLVGIIRDARPIGPSADDALEAQDELLFLTTTESEPRLEAMMRPGLPARHHSSE, encoded by the coding sequence ATGCGCGTCATCATCGTCGGAGCCGGCTCCGTGGGCATGTCCATCGCCCAGGAGCTGCTCATCAACGAGCACGAGGTGCTCTTCATCGACAGGGCGACGACGGACGAGCGGATGTCCCGGCTCCCGCGTGCCGACTGGCTCGTCGGCGATGCCTGCGAGATCGCCACCTTGCAGGAAGCCGAGCTGCAGACCGGCGACGTCGTGGTCGCCGCGACCGGCGACGACAAGGCCAACCTGGTCGTCTCCCTGCTGGCCAAGACCGAGTTCGGCATCCCCCGCACGGTCGCCCGGGTGAACAACCCGAAGAACGAGTGGATGTTCGACGAGTCCTGGGGGGTGGACGTCGCGGTGTCCACGCCGCGCCTGATGACCGCACTCGTCGAGGAGGCCGTCAGCGTGGGCGACCTCGTGCGCATCTTCGACTTCCAGCAGGGCAGCGCGTCGATGGCGGGCATCACCCTCCCGCCGGACAACCCCAACGTCGGTCGACGGGTCGGCGACATCGACTTCCCCGAGGACACACTCCTCGTCGGCATCATCCGCGATGCCCGGCCGATCGGTCCGAGCGCCGACGACGCGCTCGAGGCCCAGGACGAGCTGCTCTTCCTCACCACGACCGAGTCAGAGCCCCGCCTCGAGGCGATGATGCGCCCCGGTCTGCCCGCCCGGCACCACAGCAGCGAGTGA
- a CDS encoding ferrochelatase encodes MPSPDDVHALHPYDAVLLQSFGGPEGPDEVLPFLRRVTAGRGVPDERLIEVGEHYHRVGGVSPLPALNRRLVADLTAELEERGHSLPVVLGNRNSAPFVRDSLGELVAKGASRVVVIATSAWRSYSSCRQYREGLADAAEGFPGLALDKVRPFGEHPGFAGIFARDTLAAARDAVERVGAEHVALLFVTHSIPDAMDETSGPGDSDGRAYSADQAETAAAILAEVDTVLGTDLSGGLAFCSRSGSPHTPWLEPDVNDRMRELVDEGIQHVVVVPLGFVSDHMEVVHDLDVEAAETAAEVGLGMTRVTTPGADPAFVAGLADLLLERAAEARGEEPVRATWRDLDSHPSVCPVGCCPNLRTAAPALCGMD; translated from the coding sequence ATGCCCAGCCCGGATGACGTGCACGCCCTGCACCCGTACGACGCGGTCCTCCTGCAGTCCTTCGGCGGACCGGAGGGGCCCGACGAGGTGCTGCCCTTCCTCCGTCGGGTCACCGCCGGACGCGGGGTGCCCGACGAACGCCTGATCGAGGTGGGGGAGCACTACCACCGCGTCGGTGGGGTCAGCCCGTTGCCCGCGCTCAACCGGCGACTCGTGGCCGACCTGACCGCCGAGCTCGAGGAGCGGGGCCACTCCCTTCCCGTGGTGCTGGGCAACCGCAACTCCGCCCCCTTCGTCAGGGACTCGCTGGGCGAGTTGGTGGCGAAGGGGGCGAGCCGGGTCGTCGTCATCGCCACGAGCGCCTGGCGCAGCTACTCCTCGTGCCGCCAGTACCGCGAGGGCCTCGCGGATGCGGCCGAGGGCTTCCCCGGGCTGGCCCTGGACAAGGTGCGTCCCTTCGGCGAGCACCCCGGTTTCGCCGGCATCTTCGCCCGCGACACGCTGGCCGCGGCCCGCGATGCGGTGGAGCGGGTCGGGGCGGAGCACGTCGCGCTGCTCTTCGTCACGCACTCCATCCCCGACGCGATGGACGAGACGTCCGGGCCCGGTGACAGCGATGGCCGGGCGTACTCCGCCGACCAGGCCGAGACGGCGGCGGCGATCCTGGCAGAGGTCGACACCGTGCTCGGCACGGACCTCTCGGGCGGCCTGGCCTTCTGCTCCCGATCGGGCTCGCCCCACACACCGTGGCTGGAGCCGGACGTCAACGACCGGATGCGCGAACTCGTGGACGAGGGGATCCAGCACGTGGTGGTGGTTCCCCTCGGCTTCGTCTCCGACCACATGGAGGTCGTCCACGACCTCGACGTCGAGGCCGCGGAGACCGCCGCCGAGGTCGGACTCGGCATGACGAGGGTGACGACACCGGGTGCGGACCCGGCCTTCGTGGCCGGTCTGGCCGACCTGCTGCTCGAGCGTGCGGCGGAGGCGAGGGGCGAGGAACCGGTGCGGGCCACGTGGCGCGACCTGGACTCCCACCCCTCGGTGTGTCCCGTCGGGTGCTGCCCCAACCTGCGGACCGCCGCGCCGGCCCTGTGTGGGATGGACTGA
- the dut gene encoding dUTP diphosphatase, which translates to MPDTPRPRVPVHLVHRDAVLPTYAKDGDAGADLTSVAEVVLAPGERVLVPTGVSLALPRGWVGLVHPRSGLASRHGISLVNAPGTVDSGYRGEIRVNLVNLDPRDPFTIRVGDRIAQLVLQEVGEGEFLPVDSLPPSDRGDTGHGSSGGFGPVSTTGRG; encoded by the coding sequence GTGCCTGACACCCCGCGACCTCGCGTCCCGGTGCACCTGGTGCACCGGGACGCCGTCCTGCCCACCTACGCCAAGGACGGCGATGCGGGCGCGGACCTGACCTCGGTGGCCGAGGTGGTCCTCGCTCCGGGCGAGCGCGTCCTCGTGCCCACCGGGGTCAGCCTCGCGCTGCCCCGGGGATGGGTCGGGCTGGTCCACCCACGATCCGGTCTCGCAAGCCGGCACGGCATCTCGCTCGTCAATGCGCCGGGGACCGTGGACTCGGGGTACCGGGGGGAGATCCGGGTCAACCTGGTCAACCTGGACCCGCGTGATCCCTTCACCATCCGCGTCGGGGACCGGATCGCGCAGCTGGTGCTGCAGGAGGTGGGCGAAGGGGAGTTCCTCCCGGTGGATTCGCTTCCACCCAGTGACCGGGGGGACACTGGACATGGATCCAGCGGGGGCTTCGGCCCCGTGTCGACGACAGGACGAGGATGA
- a CDS encoding DUF3710 domain-containing protein encodes MMFGRKKKQVSQDTANESPQTQSSQVDEPGTAGASRHLPETPADTVGQTRAVDGPRDSVDVDDLESLVDLGCVHVRPAPGMELRLELDAKTNDVSGLQMGNDDGNVQVQVFAAPRSSGIWDEIRGEISEMISGNGGTVEETDGVFGTELHTRLAQTGPQGRTVFAPAVFAGVDGPRWFLRAVYSGAPAIDESARAAFDECVRSIVVTRGEEPRAPREMLPLTMPATAEQGSTGTDEDAPADDDLRPFERGPEITEVR; translated from the coding sequence ATGATGTTCGGCCGGAAGAAGAAGCAGGTCTCGCAGGACACGGCGAACGAGAGCCCGCAGACGCAGTCGTCCCAGGTGGACGAGCCGGGCACGGCCGGTGCCTCCCGGCACCTGCCGGAGACCCCTGCCGACACCGTCGGGCAGACGCGTGCCGTCGACGGTCCGCGGGACAGCGTCGATGTCGACGACCTGGAGTCGCTGGTCGACCTCGGGTGCGTGCACGTGCGACCTGCACCCGGCATGGAGCTGCGCCTCGAGTTGGACGCCAAGACCAACGACGTGTCCGGGCTGCAGATGGGCAACGATGACGGCAACGTCCAGGTGCAGGTCTTCGCGGCACCCCGCTCGAGCGGGATCTGGGACGAGATCCGCGGCGAGATCAGCGAGATGATCTCCGGCAACGGGGGCACCGTCGAGGAGACCGATGGCGTCTTCGGGACCGAGCTGCATACCCGACTCGCCCAGACCGGGCCGCAGGGACGCACCGTCTTCGCGCCGGCCGTCTTCGCGGGGGTCGACGGGCCCCGGTGGTTCCTGCGTGCGGTCTACTCGGGTGCCCCTGCGATCGACGAATCGGCGCGTGCCGCGTTCGACGAGTGCGTGCGCTCGATCGTGGTCACCCGCGGTGAGGAGCCCCGCGCGCCCCGCGAGATGCTGCCGCTGACGATGCCCGCCACCGCGGAGCAGGGTTCGACCGGGACCGACGAGGACGCTCCTGCCGACGATGACCTCCGGCCCTTCGAGCGAGGCCCCGAGATCACCGAGGTCCGCTGA
- a CDS encoding DUF4193 domain-containing protein: MATDYDAPRKSDDDLSEDSIEELKTRRGDASSSNVDVDETEMAEGFELPGADLSGEEMSVRVVPRQADEFTCTSCFLVHHRSQLAEDGKNGPVCTECAA; encoded by the coding sequence ATGGCGACTGACTACGACGCTCCCCGCAAGTCCGACGACGATCTGTCCGAGGACTCCATCGAGGAGTTGAAGACCCGACGCGGAGACGCGAGCTCGTCCAACGTCGATGTCGACGAGACGGAGATGGCCGAGGGCTTCGAGTTGCCCGGTGCCGACCTCTCCGGCGAGGAGATGTCGGTGCGGGTGGTTCCCCGCCAGGCGGACGAGTTCACCTGTACGAGTTGTTTTCTCGTGCACCACCGCAGCCAACTGGCCGAGGACGGGAAGAACGGACCGGTCTGCACCGAGTGTGCTGCCTGA
- the sepH gene encoding septation protein SepH, which yields MRDLRLIGVHDDGEHLVVTDDSTGEEYRLRIDEPLRAAARRDRPRLGQLQIAIDNNVRPREVQAMIRAGATADEVSARTGWDLDKIARFEGPVLAEREHVAERARAVRMRGTNANGDPETLADRARARFAGRGVENSSVQWDARRNEEGQWTVSASFTAGGRERNATWWFDVPGMSVVARNDEAKWLSEADAPEGPVPTAVHRPTAVFDVEVEESRAERAHRADPDELIASMREHSGARRRRRGGRKRDRTADAPEPDNALPFETDDERPPAARGPHAKDVAAKNAGAPVAPSPTPAPQEPDEAGGAEGAEGAEEPTGSSAPTAPTEAAQDDVAPGSGAPDSTEETASAAQTDHDTAQEPTKSGGSSIDGEPSVEDETDRGADTPSADETEEEGSSGTKKSTSDRGRNRKGRASVPSWDDVMFGTTRD from the coding sequence ATGCGCGACCTGCGACTCATCGGGGTACACGATGACGGTGAGCACCTCGTGGTGACCGACGACTCCACGGGCGAGGAGTACCGTCTGCGGATCGACGAGCCCTTGCGCGCCGCCGCCCGTCGGGACCGTCCGCGGCTCGGGCAGCTGCAGATCGCCATCGACAACAACGTGCGCCCCCGCGAGGTGCAGGCGATGATCCGTGCCGGCGCGACCGCCGACGAGGTCTCCGCACGCACCGGATGGGACCTGGACAAGATCGCCCGGTTCGAGGGACCGGTGCTCGCCGAGCGCGAGCACGTGGCCGAGCGGGCCCGGGCCGTGCGCATGCGGGGCACCAACGCCAACGGGGACCCGGAGACCCTCGCTGACCGGGCCAGGGCCCGGTTCGCCGGTCGCGGCGTCGAGAACTCGTCCGTCCAGTGGGACGCCCGCCGCAACGAGGAGGGCCAGTGGACCGTCTCCGCCTCCTTCACCGCCGGCGGACGGGAGCGCAACGCCACCTGGTGGTTCGACGTACCCGGGATGAGCGTCGTCGCCAGGAACGACGAGGCGAAGTGGCTCTCCGAGGCCGACGCGCCCGAGGGCCCCGTCCCCACCGCCGTCCACCGACCGACCGCGGTCTTCGACGTCGAGGTCGAGGAGTCCCGGGCCGAGCGGGCCCACCGCGCAGACCCGGACGAGCTCATCGCCTCCATGCGTGAGCACTCCGGCGCCCGTCGTCGGCGCAGGGGTGGTCGCAAGCGCGATCGCACCGCCGACGCCCCGGAACCGGACAACGCGCTGCCCTTCGAGACGGACGACGAGCGTCCACCCGCAGCCCGCGGGCCGCATGCGAAGGACGTCGCGGCCAAGAACGCGGGTGCACCGGTCGCGCCGAGCCCGACGCCGGCCCCGCAGGAGCCCGACGAGGCCGGTGGGGCCGAGGGGGCCGAGGGGGCCGAGGAGCCCACCGGCTCGTCGGCACCGACGGCACCGACCGAGGCCGCGCAGGACGACGTGGCCCCCGGGTCGGGGGCGCCGGACTCCACCGAGGAGACGGCGTCCGCCGCGCAGACGGACCACGACACGGCACAGGAACCGACCAAGTCCGGTGGGTCCTCCATCGACGGCGAACCGTCGGTGGAGGACGAGACGGACCGGGGCGCGGACACGCCCTCCGCTGACGAGACCGAGGAGGAGGGCTCATCCGGCACGAAGAAGTCGACGTCGGATCGCGGCCGCAACCGCAAGGGTCGCGCGAGCGTGCCGAGTTGGGACGACGTGATGTTCGGGACCACCCGGGACTGA